In a genomic window of Streptococcus oralis:
- a CDS encoding ABC transporter permease has protein sequence MIHTIQADFYRLFRSKGFWITEFILFVLMLLGATIGATGHLMSVQAAPPELPTHGWNGIEALINASNNGSNLVFLCIILVCLVLGVDLIGKLYKNSLTVGVSRTEFFLAKFFVLASIALLQLITSLVIAFIPATLLNGLGTIPDGFVTNLLLTISLQFLCLLAWLSIVSFILYLTHSYLAVFIGYLISSIVLSIPILVFPDIEILRYLILDFAYAMTTNSQAILYTITVCVTVILFFSFSGLIIFKKKSL, from the coding sequence ATGATACATACCATTCAAGCAGATTTTTACCGTCTTTTCCGCTCCAAAGGATTCTGGATTACAGAATTCATTCTCTTTGTACTTATGTTACTGGGTGCTACTATTGGCGCTACAGGGCATCTAATGTCAGTTCAGGCAGCACCACCTGAGCTTCCTACCCATGGTTGGAATGGGATAGAAGCTCTAATCAACGCGTCAAATAACGGCTCAAACCTCGTTTTCCTCTGTATTATTCTAGTGTGTTTAGTTCTTGGGGTTGATCTAATCGGCAAGCTTTATAAAAATAGTTTGACAGTTGGTGTTTCTCGTACAGAATTTTTCCTTGCTAAATTCTTTGTACTAGCAAGTATCGCTCTCTTACAACTGATCACCAGTCTTGTGATTGCCTTTATTCCCGCGACTCTACTAAATGGACTTGGTACGATACCTGATGGTTTTGTTACTAATCTCCTCTTGACGATTTCCCTTCAATTTCTATGCCTACTCGCTTGGCTTTCGATTGTATCCTTTATTCTCTACCTAACTCATTCTTATCTTGCCGTATTTATTGGTTATCTGATTAGCTCTATCGTCCTTTCTATTCCAATTCTTGTTTTCCCAGACATTGAAATTCTACGATATTTAATTCTAGATTTTGCCTATGCTATGACTACTAATAGTCAAGCTATTCTCTATACCATCACGGTTTGCGTAACAGTCATACTTTTCTTCTCTTTCAGTGGACTGATTATTTTCAAGAAAAAAAGCTTATAA
- a CDS encoding sensor histidine kinase has product MNYILISILLLTNIILAISLIRYHIAIKDLSRQIEEKIRSGSMKRIGVNFFSKTILRLHNQIENLFQEVEQNQLIMKREKRTLDMAISNIAHDIRTPLTIASGYTQQLIKHPDNSSETLNKIAHHQDLVSKRLEALLEYRHLMEGAVKPKLEELDLSTFITKKTLAYYDVFQSSQIVLDFNVEPGLKTTTDEDLLDRIIQNLLGNVLKHGKEKARLSLKKEDNRLVLEIDNLVKKSIKNIDNLSNRFYSENMSDTEESSGLGLYITEELVHLLGAEMKLATDGEWFSVFIYL; this is encoded by the coding sequence ATGAATTACATTTTGATATCAATATTACTCCTTACTAACATTATTTTGGCGATTTCTTTGATTCGCTATCATATAGCAATTAAAGATTTAAGCAGACAAATCGAAGAAAAGATTCGCTCTGGTAGCATGAAGAGGATCGGTGTAAATTTCTTTTCAAAGACCATTTTGCGTCTACATAACCAAATTGAGAATCTATTTCAAGAAGTGGAGCAAAATCAGCTAATCATGAAGCGTGAAAAACGCACCCTAGATATGGCAATCAGTAACATCGCTCATGATATTCGGACACCTTTGACAATCGCTTCAGGATATACTCAGCAACTAATAAAACACCCCGATAATAGTTCAGAAACCTTAAATAAAATAGCCCATCATCAGGATTTGGTTTCCAAACGGTTGGAGGCCCTCCTCGAATACCGTCATTTGATGGAAGGAGCAGTCAAACCGAAACTGGAAGAACTTGATTTATCAACTTTTATAACGAAAAAGACTTTAGCTTATTACGACGTTTTTCAATCTTCACAGATTGTTCTTGATTTTAATGTTGAACCAGGATTGAAAACGACGACTGATGAGGATTTGCTTGATCGAATTATACAAAACCTCCTTGGAAATGTTCTCAAGCACGGCAAGGAGAAGGCTCGACTTTCTTTGAAAAAGGAAGACAATAGGCTTGTTTTGGAAATTGATAATCTTGTCAAAAAATCTATCAAGAATATAGACAATCTCAGTAATCGTTTTTATTCTGAAAATATGTCGGATACTGAAGAATCCTCTGGTTTAGGTCTCTATATTACTGAGGAATTGGTTCATCTTCTTGGAGCGGAAATGAAGCTAGCCACTGATGGAGAATGGTTTTCGGTCTTTATCTATCTTTAA
- a CDS encoding response regulator transcription factor — protein MANILVVEDNNEIQEILRTLLSEEHEVIQAFSGTEGIMQFDKGGIDLVLLDIMLPGKNGDQVLQAIRQTSQTPVIMLTALSDKKLISQYLLDGANDYVVKPFDLDEVFARVTVQLRQSGEHQSEDRREIDNLVQNFKNIQFDADSFEISNATETIRLAKKECQILQMLLQHPKKIFTKEELYELIWEESYLPGDNTLNTHLSNLRKKLHQLDPNHEYIETIWGVGVRLKGDK, from the coding sequence ATGGCGAACATACTTGTAGTTGAAGATAATAATGAAATCCAGGAAATCTTAAGAACCCTTCTTTCAGAGGAACATGAGGTGATTCAAGCATTTTCTGGGACAGAAGGTATCATGCAATTTGACAAAGGTGGCATCGATCTCGTCTTGCTAGATATCATGCTCCCTGGGAAAAATGGCGACCAAGTCTTGCAAGCTATTCGACAAACTAGCCAGACTCCAGTCATTATGCTCACTGCTTTGAGTGATAAAAAGCTCATCAGCCAATATCTCTTAGATGGTGCCAATGATTATGTAGTAAAACCTTTTGATTTGGACGAAGTCTTTGCCAGAGTCACCGTGCAATTACGCCAAAGTGGTGAACATCAGTCAGAAGATCGAAGAGAAATTGATAACCTTGTACAAAACTTTAAAAATATCCAGTTCGATGCGGATAGTTTTGAAATAAGTAACGCAACTGAAACCATTCGCCTTGCAAAGAAAGAGTGCCAGATTCTCCAAATGTTACTCCAGCATCCTAAAAAAATCTTCACCAAAGAAGAACTCTATGAATTGATTTGGGAAGAAAGTTACCTGCCAGGAGACAATACGCTCAACACCCATCTAAGCAATCTCCGTAAAAAACTGCATCAACTGGATCCAAATCATGAGTACATTGAAACCATTTGGGGAGTTGGTGTTCGATTAAAAGGAGACAAATAA
- a CDS encoding TraX family protein codes for MKKWSATQLKYLMVAVMVLDHIPHITGIVSPLWEGIFHALTRCVGVWFAYMAMEGFIHTRNLKNYLIRLWSWALIMFAGNSLLNALFASKGVMVNNNIFFTLAIGVTMLWLGFPRKEMDQKEKLWRRIGVAGLLIFGCLFTEGGITMLPFLLISYSCRNRKGLRNLLYAFLWAFLLVTSIQIYDTWYQTLEMMLYNSDWLFITVFPFMALYNGQRGQETSWNKYFFYIFYPVHLWIITLIAYLVK; via the coding sequence ATGAAAAAATGGAGTGCGACGCAGTTGAAGTACCTGATGGTGGCAGTGATGGTTCTAGACCATATCCCGCATATTACCGGGATCGTTTCTCCTCTGTGGGAAGGTATCTTTCACGCCTTGACCCGTTGTGTGGGAGTTTGGTTTGCGTATATGGCTATGGAAGGCTTCATCCATACTCGAAATTTGAAAAACTACCTCATCCGTCTTTGGAGTTGGGCACTTATCATGTTTGCTGGAAATAGCCTACTCAACGCCCTATTTGCATCTAAAGGAGTAATGGTAAATAATAATATTTTCTTTACTTTGGCCATCGGTGTAACCATGCTTTGGCTTGGTTTTCCTCGAAAAGAGATGGATCAAAAAGAAAAGTTGTGGCGTCGGATTGGAGTTGCTGGGCTCTTGATTTTCGGTTGCCTTTTTACTGAGGGTGGCATCACCATGCTACCATTTCTCTTGATTAGTTACTCTTGTCGAAATCGCAAGGGATTGCGAAATCTCCTATATGCCTTTCTGTGGGCCTTCTTGTTAGTGACTTCCATCCAAATTTACGACACATGGTACCAAACCTTGGAAATGATGCTTTACAATTCTGACTGGCTCTTTATCACTGTCTTTCCTTTTATGGCACTTTATAATGGACAGCGAGGACAAGAAACCAGTTGGAATAAATATTTCTTTTATATTTTCTACCCAGTACATTTATGGATCATAACTTTGATTGCTTATTTGGTTAAATAG
- the aguB gene encoding N-carbamoylputrescine amidase, producing MRNVKVAAIQMQCAKDVATNIQTAEHLVRQAADQGAQIILLPELFERPYFCQERQYDYYQYAQSVIENTAIQHFKTIAKELKVVLPISFYEKDGNVLYNSIAVIDADGEVLGVYRKTHIPDDHYYQEKFYFTPGNTGFKVWDTRYAKIGIGICWDQWFPETARCLALNGAELLFYPTAIGSEPILDTDSCGHWQRTMQGHAAANIVPVIAANRYGLEEVTPSEENGGQSSSLDFYGSSFMTDETGAILERAERQGEAVLLATYDLDKGASERLNWGLFRDRRPEMYQRITD from the coding sequence ATGAGAAATGTTAAAGTTGCAGCGATCCAGATGCAATGCGCCAAGGATGTGGCGACAAATATCCAAACAGCAGAGCATTTAGTACGTCAAGCTGCAGACCAAGGCGCACAAATCATTCTCTTGCCTGAATTATTTGAACGCCCTTATTTCTGTCAGGAACGCCAGTATGACTACTACCAGTATGCCCAGTCGGTGATAGAAAATACAGCCATTCAGCATTTTAAAACCATTGCCAAGGAGCTAAAGGTCGTTTTACCCATCAGTTTCTACGAGAAAGATGGCAATGTCTTGTATAACTCAATCGCCGTCATTGATGCAGATGGAGAAGTGCTGGGCGTTTATCGAAAGACCCACATACCAGATGACCATTATTATCAAGAAAAGTTTTACTTTACGCCTGGTAACACAGGCTTCAAGGTCTGGGATACTCGCTACGCTAAAATTGGGATCGGCATCTGTTGGGATCAATGGTTCCCTGAAACAGCGCGCTGTCTTGCGTTGAATGGGGCAGAATTACTCTTTTACCCAACAGCTATTGGTTCGGAACCTATCTTAGATACGGATAGTTGTGGTCACTGGCAACGTACCATGCAAGGGCACGCAGCAGCAAATATTGTCCCAGTTATTGCAGCCAATCGCTATGGCTTGGAAGAAGTCACTCCTAGTGAGGAAAATGGCGGACAGAGTTCTAGTCTTGACTTCTATGGTTCCTCCTTTATGACGGATGAAACAGGAGCTATTCTAGAGAGAGCTGAAAGACAAGGAGAAGCTGTTCTGTTAGCAACTTATGACCTTGATAAGGGAGCAAGCGAGCGCCTCAACTGGGGACTGTTTCGTGATAGAAGACCCGAAATGTACCAACGAATTACGGACTAG
- the aguA gene encoding agmatine deiminase, producing MIETPKKAGYRMPAEYEPHHGTLMIWPTRPGSWPFQGKAAKRAFSQIIKTIAEGERVYLLVEQDHLSEAQSYLGDKVVYLDIPTNDAWARDTGPTILVNDKREKLAVDWSFNAWGGAVDGLYQDYEEDDQVASRFAKLLEIPVYNAKPFVLEGGAIHSDGQGTILVTESCLLSPGRNPHLSKEQIENTLLECLGAEKVIWLPYGIYQDETNEHVDNVAAFVGPAELVLAWTDDQNDPQYAMSAADLELLEKETDAKGRPFTIHKLPIPAVRQVVTEEDLPGYIYEEGEEERYAGERLAASYVNFYIANKAVLVPQFQDKNDQVAVDILSKCFPDRKVVGIPARDILLGGGNIHCITQQIPE from the coding sequence ATGATAGAAACTCCGAAAAAAGCAGGCTATCGTATGCCAGCAGAGTACGAACCCCATCATGGTACCCTCATGATATGGCCGACTCGACCAGGTTCATGGCCCTTCCAAGGAAAGGCTGCCAAAAGAGCATTTAGCCAGATTATCAAGACCATAGCAGAAGGGGAAAGAGTTTATCTTTTGGTAGAGCAGGACCATCTATCTGAAGCCCAATCCTATCTTGGAGACAAGGTTGTTTATTTAGATATCCCGACAAATGATGCCTGGGCGCGTGATACAGGTCCGACCATTCTCGTCAATGATAAAAGAGAAAAATTGGCAGTCGATTGGTCTTTCAATGCCTGGGGTGGCGCTGTCGATGGTCTTTATCAAGATTATGAAGAGGATGACCAAGTAGCCAGTCGTTTTGCAAAACTCTTAGAGATACCTGTTTACAATGCTAAACCTTTTGTACTGGAAGGCGGAGCCATACACAGCGATGGTCAAGGAACCATTCTTGTGACTGAAAGCTGCTTACTCAGTCCTGGACGCAATCCCCACCTGTCTAAAGAGCAAATTGAAAACACCTTATTAGAGTGCCTTGGTGCTGAAAAAGTTATTTGGCTACCTTATGGTATTTATCAGGACGAAACCAATGAACACGTTGACAATGTTGCCGCTTTCGTTGGTCCTGCAGAGCTTGTCTTGGCTTGGACAGATGATCAAAATGATCCTCAGTATGCCATGTCAGCAGCTGATTTAGAGCTTTTAGAGAAGGAAACGGATGCAAAAGGGCGTCCCTTCACCATTCATAAATTGCCTATCCCTGCAGTTCGACAAGTTGTAACCGAAGAGGATTTGCCAGGCTACATCTATGAAGAAGGGGAAGAAGAGCGTTATGCAGGTGAACGTCTTGCAGCTTCCTATGTCAATTTCTATATTGCCAACAAGGCTGTCCTTGTTCCCCAATTTCAAGATAAAAACGACCAAGTGGCCGTAGATATCCTCAGCAAGTGTTTCCCAGACCGTAAGGTCGTAGGAATTCCAGCCAGAGATATTCTCTTAGGTGGTGGCAATATTCACTGTATCACCCAACAAATCCCAGAATAG
- the nspC gene encoding carboxynorspermidine decarboxylase, producing the protein MKLEQVPTPAYVIDLAKLEANCRILQQVQEEAGCKVLLAQKAYSLYKTYPMISQYLSGTTASGLYEAKLAREEFPGEVHVFAPAFKDADLEELLEITDHIVFNSERQLRKHGPRCREAGISVGLRLNPQCSTQGDHALYDPCVPGSRFGVTIDKIPSDLLDLVDGLHFHTLCEQGADDLETTLKAVEAQFGPYLHEVKWLNMGGGHHITREDYDVDLLISEIKRIQETYNLEVYIEPGEAIALNAGYLATEVLDIVENGMDILVLDASATCHMPDVLEMPYRPPLRNGFEAQEKAHTYRLSSNTCLTGDVIGDYSFENPVEIGDRLYFEDMAIYSFVKNNTFNGIGLPSLYLMDEQGDCSLVKTFGYQDFKGRLS; encoded by the coding sequence ATGAAGCTAGAACAAGTACCCACACCAGCTTACGTCATTGACTTGGCCAAGTTAGAAGCCAATTGCCGTATTTTACAGCAAGTTCAGGAAGAAGCGGGCTGCAAGGTTTTACTGGCCCAGAAGGCTTATTCTCTCTACAAAACCTACCCCATGATTAGCCAGTATCTGTCAGGTACAACGGCTAGTGGTCTCTATGAGGCTAAGCTAGCTAGAGAAGAATTCCCAGGAGAAGTCCATGTCTTTGCACCTGCTTTCAAGGATGCAGACTTGGAGGAATTGCTGGAGATAACGGACCATATCGTCTTTAACTCAGAGAGACAGTTGCGTAAACATGGTCCTCGTTGCCGAGAGGCTGGTATCAGTGTCGGTTTGCGCCTCAACCCTCAATGTTCTACCCAAGGTGATCACGCGCTCTATGATCCTTGTGTACCTGGATCCCGTTTTGGAGTCACTATAGACAAGATTCCTAGTGATTTGCTGGACTTGGTGGATGGTCTTCATTTTCATACCCTTTGCGAGCAGGGGGCAGATGATTTAGAGACAACTTTGAAAGCAGTCGAAGCGCAGTTTGGTCCTTATTTACATGAGGTCAAATGGCTCAATATGGGTGGTGGACACCACATCACTAGAGAAGACTATGATGTGGATTTGCTAATTTCTGAAATCAAGCGTATCCAAGAAACTTACAATCTTGAAGTCTATATCGAGCCGGGAGAAGCTATTGCTCTCAATGCGGGTTATCTAGCAACTGAAGTATTGGACATTGTCGAAAACGGTATGGATATTTTGGTTTTAGATGCCTCCGCGACCTGCCATATGCCTGATGTACTTGAGATGCCTTATCGACCACCTTTGAGAAACGGCTTTGAGGCTCAGGAAAAAGCCCATACCTATAGACTTTCTTCTAATACCTGTCTGACGGGTGATGTGATTGGTGATTATAGCTTTGAAAATCCAGTTGAGATTGGAGACAGACTTTACTTTGAAGACATGGCTATTTACTCCTTTGTCAAAAATAATACCTTTAACGGTATTGGCTTGCCAAGTCTCTATCTCATGGACGAGCAAGGTGACTGCAGCTTAGTCAAAACCTTCGGCTATCAAGACTTTAAAGGGAGATTATCATGA